In Phacochoerus africanus isolate WHEZ1 chromosome 14, ROS_Pafr_v1, whole genome shotgun sequence, one genomic interval encodes:
- the PLEKHH3 gene encoding pleckstrin homology domain-containing family H member 3 isoform X1 gives MPLPGGLWWLLCCRRGFTLLHRDYGDGELSGDGDEDEDEESFELRTPSPAGGGRGPLDVTLTQPVRSGPVSDRLQSWEETRSLIPEKGPPEDDPDVVVKGWLYREPRGGGARPWLPPRRAWFVLTRDSLDQFSSNGKGARRLGSLVLTSLCSVTGPERRPKETGLWSVTVSGRKHSVRLCSPRQAEAERWGVALREVIASKAPLETPTQLLLRDIQESCGDPEAVALIYHRNPILRHTSGALYAPLLPLPYGVSSPGPGYAPLREEAVRLFLALQALEGARRPGPLMQGVLQTCRDLPALRDELFLQLAKQTSGPAGPPGPPATRDPAALRYWQLLTCMSCTFRPGGAVRGHLLGHLERTEQALPDSELAEYARFIRKALARTRGRELVPSLAEISALSRRQELLCTVHCPGAGACPVAIDSHTTAGEVARELVGRLGLTRSRNAFALYEQRGAQERALAGGTLVADVLTRFENLAAEEPGLEDPPDSGWRLCLRLHGPLHPEGLSPDGHELPFLFEQAHALLLRGRPPPPDDTLRALAALRLQSLHRDFSPRAPLPRLDRLLPTPAPPREDPPRPVPRPPPSAALLAGAIWSPGLAKRRAERTRRGGAGRTAGSVAREGGGGAGTAAAVLGGWKRLRGMGRAEAMAAYLALAAQCPGFGAARYDVLELSTEPGGGAPQKLCLGLGAKAMSLSRPGETEPIHSVSYGHVAACQLMGPHTLALRVGESQLLLQSPQVEEIMQLVNAYLANPSPERPSSSPSPPCQDLPDTSPPSQHPALDESQGQSGCLGQLQD, from the exons ATGCCTCTCCCCGGGGGATTGTGGTGGCTCCTCTGCTGCCGTCGAGGCTTTACTCTTCTGCACCGGGACTACGGGGACGGCGAGCTTAGCGGGGACGGGGACGAAGACGAGGACGAGGAGAGCTTTGAGCTACGGACCCCGAGTCCAGCGGGCGGCGGGAGG GGCCCTCTGGATGTGACGCTGACTCAGCCTGTGAGGAGCGGGCCAGTCTCGGACAG GCTGCAAAGCTGGGAAGAGACGCGGAGCCTCATCCCAGAGAAGGGGCCGCCGGAAGACGACCCGGACGTCGTCGTCAAAG gttGGCTGTACCGCGAGCCCCGTGGAGGAGGGGCGCGGCCCTGGTTGCCCCCGCGCCGAGCCTGGTTCGTGCTCACCCGGGACTCCTTGGACCAGTTCAGCAGCAACGGGAAGGGGGCGCGGCGGCTCGGGAGCCTCGTGCTCACCAGCCTGTGCTCGGTGACCGGCCCAGAGCGCAGGCCAAAGGAGACCG GTCTGTGGTCCGTGACGGTGTCTGGCCGGAAGCACAGCGTTCGGCTCTGCTCTCCGCGCCAGGCCGAGGCGGAGCGCTGGGGGGTGGCGCTGCGCGAAGTGATCGCGTCCAAGGCGCCTCTGGAGACCCCCACCCAGCTGTTGCTCAGGGACATTCAG GAGAGTTGTGGAGACCCGGAAGCCGTCGCCCTTATTTATCATCGGAACCCAATTCTGAGGCACACCAGTGGAGCTCTGTATGCCCCACTCCTGCCCCTGCCCTATGGAGTCAGCTCCCCAG GTCCGGGCTACGCACCCTTGCGCGAGGAGGCGGTGCGGCTGTTCCTGGCGCTGCAGGCCCTGGAGGGGGCGCGGCGCCCCGGGCCCCTGATGCAGGGTGTGCTCCAGACTTGCCGGGACCTGCCCGCGCTCCGAGACGAACTCTTCCTGCAGCTGGCTAAGCAGACCTCGGGCCCCGCAGGCCCCCCCGGGCCCCCGGCTACCCGAGACCCCGCGGCCCTGCGGTACTGGCAGCTCCTCACTTGCATGAGCTGCACCTTCCGGCCTGGGGGAGCTGTACGGGGGCACCTCCTCGGGCATCTGGAGAg GACTGAGCAGGCGCTCCCGGACTCGGAACTGGCGGAATATGCGCGTTTCATCCGCAAAGCCTTAGCCCGGACTCGAGGCCGAGAGCTGGTGCCATCTCTGGCAGAGATTTCTGCACTGAGCCGACGGCAGGAGCTGCTATGCACCGTGCACTGTCcgggggctggtgcctgccctgTGGCCATAGACTCCCACACCACAGCGGGAGAG GTTGCTCGAGAGCTGGTGGGGCGTCTGGGCTTGACCCGGAGCCGCAATGCATTCGCACTGTACGAGCAGCGAGGGGCCCAGGAGCGAGCCCTGGCTGGGGGCACCCTCGTGGCCGACGTGCTCACCAGGTTTGAGAA CTTGGCGGCGGAGGAACCCGGGCTGGAAGACCCGCCCGACTCTGGTTGGAGACTGTGTCTGCGTCTTCACGGACCTCTGCACCCTGAGGGGCTGTCCCCAGATGGTCACGAGCTGCCTTTCCTTTTTGAGCAG GCTCACGCTCTGCTGCTGCGCGGCCGGCCGCCCCCGCCCGACGACACGCTGCGCGCCCTGGCGGCGCTGCGCCTGCAGAGCCTGCACCGGGACTTCTCCCCACGGGCGCCGCTACCGCGCCTGGACCGCTtgctgcccaccccagccccgccgCGTGAAGACCCTCCCCGCCCCGTCCCCAGGCCTCCCCCCTCCGCCGCCCTGCTGGCCGGGGCAATCTGGAGCCCGGGCCTGGCCAAGAGGCGGGCGGAGCGGACCCGGCGTGGCGGGGCCGGCCGCACGGCGGGAAGCGTGGCCCGCGAGGGAGGAGGTGGCGCCGGCACAGCGGCGGCTGTGCTGGGAGGCTGGAAGCGGCTACGGGGCATGGGCCGAGCTGAGGCCATGGCTGCCTACCTGGCTCTTGCGGCGCAGTGTCCAGGGTTCGGCGCTGCTCGGTATGACGTTCTGGAGCTGAGCACG GAGCCTGGTGGGGGTGCTCCACAGAAACTATGCCTGGGCCTGGGAGCCAAGGCCATGTCCCTCTCCCGACCGGGTGAGACAGAGCCCATCCACAGTGTCAGCTATGGCCATGTGGCCGCCTGCCAGTTAATGGGCCCCCACACGCTGGCATTGAGGGTGGGAGAGAGCCAGCTCCTCCTGCAGAGTCCCCAG GTGGAAGAGATCATGCAGCTGGTGAATGCTTACTTGGCCAACCCCTCCCCCGAGAGGCCCAGCAGCAGCCCTTCTCCTCCATGCCAAGACCTGCCAGACACCTCCCCTCCCAGCCAGCACCCGGCCCTGGACGAGTCCCAGGGACAGTCTGGCTGTTTGGGGCAGCTGCAGGACTGA
- the PLEKHH3 gene encoding pleckstrin homology domain-containing family H member 3 isoform X4, translating into MPLPGGLWWLLCCRRGFTLLHRDYGDGELSGDGDEDEDEESFELRTPSPAGGGRGPLDVTLTQPVRSGPVSDRLQSWEETRSLIPEKGPPEDDPDVVVKGWLYREPRGGGARPWLPPRRAWFVLTRDSLDQFSSNGKGARRLGSLVLTSLCSVTGPERRPKETGLWSVTVSGRKHSVRLCSPRQAEAERWGVALREVIASKAPLETPTQLLLRDIQESCGDPEAVALIYHRNPILRHTSGALYAPLLPLPYGVSSPGPGYAPLREEAVRLFLALQALEGARRPGPLMQGVLQTCRDLPALRDELFLQLAKQTSGPAGPPGPPATRDPAALRYWQLLTCMSCTFRPGGAVRGHLLGHLERTEQALPDSELAEYARFIRKALARTRGRELVPSLAEISALSRRQELLCTVHCPGAGACPVAIDSHTTAGEVARELVGRLGLTRSRNAFALYEQRGAQERALAGGTLVADVLTRFENLAAEEPGLEDPPDSGWRLCLRLHGPLHPEGLSPDGHELPFLFEQEPGGGAPQKLCLGLGAKAMSLSRPGETEPIHSVSYGHVAACQLMGPHTLALRVGESQLLLQSPQVEEIMQLVNAYLANPSPERPSSSPSPPCQDLPDTSPPSQHPALDESQGQSGCLGQLQD; encoded by the exons ATGCCTCTCCCCGGGGGATTGTGGTGGCTCCTCTGCTGCCGTCGAGGCTTTACTCTTCTGCACCGGGACTACGGGGACGGCGAGCTTAGCGGGGACGGGGACGAAGACGAGGACGAGGAGAGCTTTGAGCTACGGACCCCGAGTCCAGCGGGCGGCGGGAGG GGCCCTCTGGATGTGACGCTGACTCAGCCTGTGAGGAGCGGGCCAGTCTCGGACAG GCTGCAAAGCTGGGAAGAGACGCGGAGCCTCATCCCAGAGAAGGGGCCGCCGGAAGACGACCCGGACGTCGTCGTCAAAG gttGGCTGTACCGCGAGCCCCGTGGAGGAGGGGCGCGGCCCTGGTTGCCCCCGCGCCGAGCCTGGTTCGTGCTCACCCGGGACTCCTTGGACCAGTTCAGCAGCAACGGGAAGGGGGCGCGGCGGCTCGGGAGCCTCGTGCTCACCAGCCTGTGCTCGGTGACCGGCCCAGAGCGCAGGCCAAAGGAGACCG GTCTGTGGTCCGTGACGGTGTCTGGCCGGAAGCACAGCGTTCGGCTCTGCTCTCCGCGCCAGGCCGAGGCGGAGCGCTGGGGGGTGGCGCTGCGCGAAGTGATCGCGTCCAAGGCGCCTCTGGAGACCCCCACCCAGCTGTTGCTCAGGGACATTCAG GAGAGTTGTGGAGACCCGGAAGCCGTCGCCCTTATTTATCATCGGAACCCAATTCTGAGGCACACCAGTGGAGCTCTGTATGCCCCACTCCTGCCCCTGCCCTATGGAGTCAGCTCCCCAG GTCCGGGCTACGCACCCTTGCGCGAGGAGGCGGTGCGGCTGTTCCTGGCGCTGCAGGCCCTGGAGGGGGCGCGGCGCCCCGGGCCCCTGATGCAGGGTGTGCTCCAGACTTGCCGGGACCTGCCCGCGCTCCGAGACGAACTCTTCCTGCAGCTGGCTAAGCAGACCTCGGGCCCCGCAGGCCCCCCCGGGCCCCCGGCTACCCGAGACCCCGCGGCCCTGCGGTACTGGCAGCTCCTCACTTGCATGAGCTGCACCTTCCGGCCTGGGGGAGCTGTACGGGGGCACCTCCTCGGGCATCTGGAGAg GACTGAGCAGGCGCTCCCGGACTCGGAACTGGCGGAATATGCGCGTTTCATCCGCAAAGCCTTAGCCCGGACTCGAGGCCGAGAGCTGGTGCCATCTCTGGCAGAGATTTCTGCACTGAGCCGACGGCAGGAGCTGCTATGCACCGTGCACTGTCcgggggctggtgcctgccctgTGGCCATAGACTCCCACACCACAGCGGGAGAG GTTGCTCGAGAGCTGGTGGGGCGTCTGGGCTTGACCCGGAGCCGCAATGCATTCGCACTGTACGAGCAGCGAGGGGCCCAGGAGCGAGCCCTGGCTGGGGGCACCCTCGTGGCCGACGTGCTCACCAGGTTTGAGAA CTTGGCGGCGGAGGAACCCGGGCTGGAAGACCCGCCCGACTCTGGTTGGAGACTGTGTCTGCGTCTTCACGGACCTCTGCACCCTGAGGGGCTGTCCCCAGATGGTCACGAGCTGCCTTTCCTTTTTGAGCAG GAGCCTGGTGGGGGTGCTCCACAGAAACTATGCCTGGGCCTGGGAGCCAAGGCCATGTCCCTCTCCCGACCGGGTGAGACAGAGCCCATCCACAGTGTCAGCTATGGCCATGTGGCCGCCTGCCAGTTAATGGGCCCCCACACGCTGGCATTGAGGGTGGGAGAGAGCCAGCTCCTCCTGCAGAGTCCCCAG GTGGAAGAGATCATGCAGCTGGTGAATGCTTACTTGGCCAACCCCTCCCCCGAGAGGCCCAGCAGCAGCCCTTCTCCTCCATGCCAAGACCTGCCAGACACCTCCCCTCCCAGCCAGCACCCGGCCCTGGACGAGTCCCAGGGACAGTCTGGCTGTTTGGGGCAGCTGCAGGACTGA
- the PLEKHH3 gene encoding pleckstrin homology domain-containing family H member 3 isoform X2, whose amino-acid sequence MPLPGGLWWLLCCRRGFTLLHRDYGDGELSGDGDEDEDEESFELRTPSPAGGGRGPLDVTLTQPVRSGPVSDRLQSWEETRSLIPEKGPPEDDPDVVVKGWLYREPRGGGARPWLPPRRAWFVLTRDSLDQFSSNGKGARRLGSLVLTSLCSVTGPERRPKETGLWSVTVSGRKHSVRLCSPRQAEAERWGVALREVIASKAPLETPTQLLLRDIQESCGDPEAVALIYHRNPILRHTSGALYAPLLPLPYGVSSPGPGYAPLREEAVRLFLALQALEGARRPGPLMQGVLQTCRDLPALRDELFLQLAKQTSGPAGPPGPPATRDPAALRYWQLLTCMSCTFRPGGAVRGHLLGHLERTEQALPDSELAEYARFIRKALARTRGRELVPSLAEISALSRRQELLCTVHCPGAGACPVAIDSHTTAGEVARELVGRLGLTRSRNAFALYEQRGAQERALAGGTLVADVLTSLAAEEPGLEDPPDSGWRLCLRLHGPLHPEGLSPDGHELPFLFEQAHALLLRGRPPPPDDTLRALAALRLQSLHRDFSPRAPLPRLDRLLPTPAPPREDPPRPVPRPPPSAALLAGAIWSPGLAKRRAERTRRGGAGRTAGSVAREGGGGAGTAAAVLGGWKRLRGMGRAEAMAAYLALAAQCPGFGAARYDVLELSTEPGGGAPQKLCLGLGAKAMSLSRPGETEPIHSVSYGHVAACQLMGPHTLALRVGESQLLLQSPQVEEIMQLVNAYLANPSPERPSSSPSPPCQDLPDTSPPSQHPALDESQGQSGCLGQLQD is encoded by the exons ATGCCTCTCCCCGGGGGATTGTGGTGGCTCCTCTGCTGCCGTCGAGGCTTTACTCTTCTGCACCGGGACTACGGGGACGGCGAGCTTAGCGGGGACGGGGACGAAGACGAGGACGAGGAGAGCTTTGAGCTACGGACCCCGAGTCCAGCGGGCGGCGGGAGG GGCCCTCTGGATGTGACGCTGACTCAGCCTGTGAGGAGCGGGCCAGTCTCGGACAG GCTGCAAAGCTGGGAAGAGACGCGGAGCCTCATCCCAGAGAAGGGGCCGCCGGAAGACGACCCGGACGTCGTCGTCAAAG gttGGCTGTACCGCGAGCCCCGTGGAGGAGGGGCGCGGCCCTGGTTGCCCCCGCGCCGAGCCTGGTTCGTGCTCACCCGGGACTCCTTGGACCAGTTCAGCAGCAACGGGAAGGGGGCGCGGCGGCTCGGGAGCCTCGTGCTCACCAGCCTGTGCTCGGTGACCGGCCCAGAGCGCAGGCCAAAGGAGACCG GTCTGTGGTCCGTGACGGTGTCTGGCCGGAAGCACAGCGTTCGGCTCTGCTCTCCGCGCCAGGCCGAGGCGGAGCGCTGGGGGGTGGCGCTGCGCGAAGTGATCGCGTCCAAGGCGCCTCTGGAGACCCCCACCCAGCTGTTGCTCAGGGACATTCAG GAGAGTTGTGGAGACCCGGAAGCCGTCGCCCTTATTTATCATCGGAACCCAATTCTGAGGCACACCAGTGGAGCTCTGTATGCCCCACTCCTGCCCCTGCCCTATGGAGTCAGCTCCCCAG GTCCGGGCTACGCACCCTTGCGCGAGGAGGCGGTGCGGCTGTTCCTGGCGCTGCAGGCCCTGGAGGGGGCGCGGCGCCCCGGGCCCCTGATGCAGGGTGTGCTCCAGACTTGCCGGGACCTGCCCGCGCTCCGAGACGAACTCTTCCTGCAGCTGGCTAAGCAGACCTCGGGCCCCGCAGGCCCCCCCGGGCCCCCGGCTACCCGAGACCCCGCGGCCCTGCGGTACTGGCAGCTCCTCACTTGCATGAGCTGCACCTTCCGGCCTGGGGGAGCTGTACGGGGGCACCTCCTCGGGCATCTGGAGAg GACTGAGCAGGCGCTCCCGGACTCGGAACTGGCGGAATATGCGCGTTTCATCCGCAAAGCCTTAGCCCGGACTCGAGGCCGAGAGCTGGTGCCATCTCTGGCAGAGATTTCTGCACTGAGCCGACGGCAGGAGCTGCTATGCACCGTGCACTGTCcgggggctggtgcctgccctgTGGCCATAGACTCCCACACCACAGCGGGAGAG GTTGCTCGAGAGCTGGTGGGGCGTCTGGGCTTGACCCGGAGCCGCAATGCATTCGCACTGTACGAGCAGCGAGGGGCCCAGGAGCGAGCCCTGGCTGGGGGCACCCTCGTGGCCGACGTGCTCACCAG CTTGGCGGCGGAGGAACCCGGGCTGGAAGACCCGCCCGACTCTGGTTGGAGACTGTGTCTGCGTCTTCACGGACCTCTGCACCCTGAGGGGCTGTCCCCAGATGGTCACGAGCTGCCTTTCCTTTTTGAGCAG GCTCACGCTCTGCTGCTGCGCGGCCGGCCGCCCCCGCCCGACGACACGCTGCGCGCCCTGGCGGCGCTGCGCCTGCAGAGCCTGCACCGGGACTTCTCCCCACGGGCGCCGCTACCGCGCCTGGACCGCTtgctgcccaccccagccccgccgCGTGAAGACCCTCCCCGCCCCGTCCCCAGGCCTCCCCCCTCCGCCGCCCTGCTGGCCGGGGCAATCTGGAGCCCGGGCCTGGCCAAGAGGCGGGCGGAGCGGACCCGGCGTGGCGGGGCCGGCCGCACGGCGGGAAGCGTGGCCCGCGAGGGAGGAGGTGGCGCCGGCACAGCGGCGGCTGTGCTGGGAGGCTGGAAGCGGCTACGGGGCATGGGCCGAGCTGAGGCCATGGCTGCCTACCTGGCTCTTGCGGCGCAGTGTCCAGGGTTCGGCGCTGCTCGGTATGACGTTCTGGAGCTGAGCACG GAGCCTGGTGGGGGTGCTCCACAGAAACTATGCCTGGGCCTGGGAGCCAAGGCCATGTCCCTCTCCCGACCGGGTGAGACAGAGCCCATCCACAGTGTCAGCTATGGCCATGTGGCCGCCTGCCAGTTAATGGGCCCCCACACGCTGGCATTGAGGGTGGGAGAGAGCCAGCTCCTCCTGCAGAGTCCCCAG GTGGAAGAGATCATGCAGCTGGTGAATGCTTACTTGGCCAACCCCTCCCCCGAGAGGCCCAGCAGCAGCCCTTCTCCTCCATGCCAAGACCTGCCAGACACCTCCCCTCCCAGCCAGCACCCGGCCCTGGACGAGTCCCAGGGACAGTCTGGCTGTTTGGGGCAGCTGCAGGACTGA
- the PLEKHH3 gene encoding pleckstrin homology domain-containing family H member 3 isoform X3, whose protein sequence is MPLPGGLWWLLCCRRGFTLLHRDYGDGELSGDGDEDEDEESFELRTPSPAGGGRGPLDVTLTQPVRSGPVSDRLQSWEETRSLIPEKGPPEDDPDVVVKGWLYREPRGGGARPWLPPRRAWFVLTRDSLDQFSSNGKGARRLGSLVLTSLCSVTGPERRPKETGLWSVTVSGRKHSVRLCSPRQAEAERWGVALREVIASKAPLETPTQLLLRDIQESCGDPEAVALIYHRNPILRHTSGALYAPLLPLPYGVSSPGPGYAPLREEAVRLFLALQALEGARRPGPLMQGVLQTCRDLPALRDELFLQLAKQTSGPAGPPGPPATRDPAALRYWQLLTCMSCTFRPGGAVRGHLLGHLERTEQALPDSELAEYARFIRKALARTRGRELVPSLAEISALSRRQELLCTVHCPGAGACPVAIDSHTTAGEVARELVGRLGLTRSRNAFALYEQRGAQERALAGGTLVADVLTSLAAEEPGLEDPPDSGWRLCLRLHGPLHPEGLSPDGHELPFLFEQAHALLLRGRPPPPDDTLRALAALRLQSLHRDFSPRAPLPRLDRLLPTPAPPREDPPRPVPRPPPSAALLAGAIWSPGLAKRRAERTRRGGAGRTAGSVAREGGGGAGTAAAVLGGWKRLRGMGRAEAMAAYLALAAQCPGFGAARSLVGVLHRNYAWAWEPRPCPSPDRVRQSPSTVSAMAMWPPAS, encoded by the exons ATGCCTCTCCCCGGGGGATTGTGGTGGCTCCTCTGCTGCCGTCGAGGCTTTACTCTTCTGCACCGGGACTACGGGGACGGCGAGCTTAGCGGGGACGGGGACGAAGACGAGGACGAGGAGAGCTTTGAGCTACGGACCCCGAGTCCAGCGGGCGGCGGGAGG GGCCCTCTGGATGTGACGCTGACTCAGCCTGTGAGGAGCGGGCCAGTCTCGGACAG GCTGCAAAGCTGGGAAGAGACGCGGAGCCTCATCCCAGAGAAGGGGCCGCCGGAAGACGACCCGGACGTCGTCGTCAAAG gttGGCTGTACCGCGAGCCCCGTGGAGGAGGGGCGCGGCCCTGGTTGCCCCCGCGCCGAGCCTGGTTCGTGCTCACCCGGGACTCCTTGGACCAGTTCAGCAGCAACGGGAAGGGGGCGCGGCGGCTCGGGAGCCTCGTGCTCACCAGCCTGTGCTCGGTGACCGGCCCAGAGCGCAGGCCAAAGGAGACCG GTCTGTGGTCCGTGACGGTGTCTGGCCGGAAGCACAGCGTTCGGCTCTGCTCTCCGCGCCAGGCCGAGGCGGAGCGCTGGGGGGTGGCGCTGCGCGAAGTGATCGCGTCCAAGGCGCCTCTGGAGACCCCCACCCAGCTGTTGCTCAGGGACATTCAG GAGAGTTGTGGAGACCCGGAAGCCGTCGCCCTTATTTATCATCGGAACCCAATTCTGAGGCACACCAGTGGAGCTCTGTATGCCCCACTCCTGCCCCTGCCCTATGGAGTCAGCTCCCCAG GTCCGGGCTACGCACCCTTGCGCGAGGAGGCGGTGCGGCTGTTCCTGGCGCTGCAGGCCCTGGAGGGGGCGCGGCGCCCCGGGCCCCTGATGCAGGGTGTGCTCCAGACTTGCCGGGACCTGCCCGCGCTCCGAGACGAACTCTTCCTGCAGCTGGCTAAGCAGACCTCGGGCCCCGCAGGCCCCCCCGGGCCCCCGGCTACCCGAGACCCCGCGGCCCTGCGGTACTGGCAGCTCCTCACTTGCATGAGCTGCACCTTCCGGCCTGGGGGAGCTGTACGGGGGCACCTCCTCGGGCATCTGGAGAg GACTGAGCAGGCGCTCCCGGACTCGGAACTGGCGGAATATGCGCGTTTCATCCGCAAAGCCTTAGCCCGGACTCGAGGCCGAGAGCTGGTGCCATCTCTGGCAGAGATTTCTGCACTGAGCCGACGGCAGGAGCTGCTATGCACCGTGCACTGTCcgggggctggtgcctgccctgTGGCCATAGACTCCCACACCACAGCGGGAGAG GTTGCTCGAGAGCTGGTGGGGCGTCTGGGCTTGACCCGGAGCCGCAATGCATTCGCACTGTACGAGCAGCGAGGGGCCCAGGAGCGAGCCCTGGCTGGGGGCACCCTCGTGGCCGACGTGCTCACCAG CTTGGCGGCGGAGGAACCCGGGCTGGAAGACCCGCCCGACTCTGGTTGGAGACTGTGTCTGCGTCTTCACGGACCTCTGCACCCTGAGGGGCTGTCCCCAGATGGTCACGAGCTGCCTTTCCTTTTTGAGCAG GCTCACGCTCTGCTGCTGCGCGGCCGGCCGCCCCCGCCCGACGACACGCTGCGCGCCCTGGCGGCGCTGCGCCTGCAGAGCCTGCACCGGGACTTCTCCCCACGGGCGCCGCTACCGCGCCTGGACCGCTtgctgcccaccccagccccgccgCGTGAAGACCCTCCCCGCCCCGTCCCCAGGCCTCCCCCCTCCGCCGCCCTGCTGGCCGGGGCAATCTGGAGCCCGGGCCTGGCCAAGAGGCGGGCGGAGCGGACCCGGCGTGGCGGGGCCGGCCGCACGGCGGGAAGCGTGGCCCGCGAGGGAGGAGGTGGCGCCGGCACAGCGGCGGCTGTGCTGGGAGGCTGGAAGCGGCTACGGGGCATGGGCCGAGCTGAGGCCATGGCTGCCTACCTGGCTCTTGCGGCGCAGTGTCCAGGGTTCGGCGCTGCTCG GAGCCTGGTGGGGGTGCTCCACAGAAACTATGCCTGGGCCTGGGAGCCAAGGCCATGTCCCTCTCCCGACCGGGTGAGACAGAGCCCATCCACAGTGTCAGCTATGGCCATGTGGCCGCCTGCCAGTTAA